One window from the genome of Streptococcus halotolerans encodes:
- a CDS encoding amino acid ABC transporter ATP-binding protein encodes MLELKNISKAYGSKVIFENFNLTISQGRILALVGPSGGGKTTLLRMLAGLEKVDSGQIVYNGQEVAIDHLEEQNLLGFVFQDFQLFPHMTVLENLILSPMKTMGTSREVAKDKAIDLLNRLGLGEHVEVYPHSLSGGQKQRVALARAMMIDPQIIGYDEPTSALDPELRKEVENLILQNRETGITQIVVTHDMAFAESIADDILKVNPK; translated from the coding sequence ATGTTAGAATTAAAAAATATTTCTAAAGCTTATGGCTCAAAAGTTATTTTTGAAAATTTTAATCTGACCATTTCCCAAGGACGTATTTTAGCTTTGGTAGGTCCGTCCGGTGGCGGAAAAACAACACTCCTACGTATGCTTGCTGGTTTAGAAAAGGTTGATTCAGGTCAGATTGTTTACAATGGTCAAGAAGTTGCTATTGATCATCTTGAAGAGCAAAATTTGCTTGGATTTGTATTTCAAGATTTTCAACTTTTCCCGCATATGACAGTTTTGGAAAATTTAATATTGTCACCTATGAAAACCATGGGTACCTCACGAGAAGTCGCTAAAGATAAAGCAATTGATTTGCTAAATCGTTTAGGTCTGGGGGAACATGTTGAGGTGTATCCCCATTCTCTATCAGGCGGTCAAAAACAAAGGGTCGCCCTTGCACGTGCGATGATGATAGATCCACAGATTATTGGTTATGACGAGCCAACATCTGCCCTGGATCCTGAGCTTCGAAAAGAAGTGGAGAACTTGATTTTACAGAACCGCGAGACGGGAATCACCCAAATTGTGGTGACGCACGATATGGCCTTTGCTGAAAGTATTGCTGATGATATTTTAAAGGTCAATCCCAAATAA